Proteins co-encoded in one Nothobranchius furzeri strain GRZ-AD chromosome 4, NfurGRZ-RIMD1, whole genome shotgun sequence genomic window:
- the LOC107388688 gene encoding transmembrane protein 80, which translates to METFAFTDSKRKNKMEIPGHGRSAGLLSSVILQLLLYLTGVYFVFYFLFTLGLLIKKSLMLSYPTDALVCDVCLLLLLAALELLHFFCGVKGNLMESKSYILGNLVVTAPTILLTVYFLVWQSYVMFIDQIISSILVVVYGLDGVLVLTRLASVYS; encoded by the exons ATGGAGACGTTTGCGTTTACAGATtcaaagagaaaaaacaaaatgGAGATCCCCGGACATG GAAGGTCCGCGGGTTTG CTGTCTTCTGTTATTCTGCAGCTGCTGCTCTACCTGACCGGCGTTTACTTTGTCTTCTACTTCCTCTTTACTCTCGGATTGCTGATCAAAAAGA GCTTGATGCTGTCGTATCCTACTGACGCTCTGGTCTGTGATGTTTGTCTGCTGCTCCTCCTGGCTGCTCTGGAGCTTCTCCATTtcttctgtg GTGTTAAAGGTAACCTAATGGAAAGCAAAAGCTACATCCTGGGTAACCTCGTTGTTACGGCTCCAACTATATTGTTGACGGTCTATTTCCTGGTGTGGCAGTCCTACGTGATGTTCATAGACCAAATCATCAGCAGCATCTTAGTGGTTGTCTACGGCTTAGATGGAGTGCTGGTTTTAACCAGACTTGCAAG TGTCTACTCATGA